Genomic window (Armatimonadia bacterium):
TCGCGCAGATCGACTACCGGACCGAGAACCTGGTCTTCGGCGGCGCCTGCGAGAACCAGAACCTCGTGATGGTCGAGTACGCCAACGGCGTGTTCGGGATGTCGGCGATGGGTGCCGGCGGCGCCAGCCCAATCCCCTGCGCCGACCGCATCATCGGCTCCGACGGCGTGATCGAACTCGGCGTCAACCAGGGACCGGCTCTGCGCTACCGGCCGGCCGGCGACAAGGACTGGACCGTTCCCGACACCCAGGGCGAGAGCATCCACGGCCCCGGGTTCATCGACCGCGCTCTGGCCGACGTCATCAGTTGTCTGCTCGAAGGCCGCAAGTGCCAGCTCGACGCGGAGAACGCTCTGATCGTCACCGAGATCATCTTCGGCACCTACGAGTCCAGCCGCCGCCGGGGACGCGTCGACTTCCCGCTGGAGATCGACGACAACCCGCTCGAGTCCATGGTCAAGAGCGGCGAGCTCAAGCCCGGGAAACCTGCCTAGCCTGCGGGCAACCGCCGCAGACTGCCCTGGCAGCTTAAGCCAGACTTAACGTGCCTCTAGCTCCAGCATAAGCGGCAGCCTGTATCCTTCACCTCAAGTGCGACACGGCCGGGCCCTCCTCTCCCCAATCGGCGAGGAGGGCCGACGGCCAGATCCTGGAGGTAGTCTTGGGATGAGGCCCCCCTTCGTCTGCTGTGCTCTGCTCTTCGTCCTTCCTCTGTTCGTTCTTGCCGCTCCCGGTCAGGCTGAGCCCGCTTCCGTGAGCGCCGACCGTGTCTACGTCGATGCGGTGCTCGACGGCCTGGTCAAGGCGGGTGTCCTGACGGCCGCTCAGGCAGCCTCCATCAAGGAACAGGCGAGTGCAGCCGCAGCCCAGGCTGCCGCTGCTCCTGCCGCGGTTGCCGTCACACCACCTCCATCAAAGCCCGCGTCCAAGAAGTGGTACGACACCGTCAAGATCAGCGGGTACTTCCAGGGCCGGTGGACCGACTACCTCGACGACCAGGAGAAGTCGGCCGACGCAAACACCAAGGTGGAGGTCGGCAACGAGTTTCAGGTCCGCCGGGCACGCACGAAGTTCGAGTTCACGCCCACCGACGACGCGCGGGTTGAGATCGAGGCCGACTGGGGCGATGAGAAGCCGACGGTGAAGGCCGCTTTCATCGAGAACGCCCTGTCGCCGAAGGGCTGGTGGACCCGCCTCGGGCAGCAGAAGGTCCCCTTTGGCTTCGAGCTGGTTCAGTCCTCGGGCACGCGCCTTCCCTTCGAGTCCAGCAACCTGGTCCGCCGCGAGTTCCCCGGCGAGTACGACACGGGTCTGGTCGCCTTCTGGACGCGCCCGCAGGACCGCGCACTCTTCGCAGCGGGCAAGTCCTCCGCCTGGGCGCCGGGTGATCAGGGCACCTTCGCCCTCGGTGTCTTCAACGGCCAGGGCACCAGCGACAAGCCCTGGGGAGACACCCAGACCGGCGACCTCAACGACAGCAAGCACCTTGTGGCCCGCTATGCTCGGCCCTTCACCTGGAGGGGCGATGCCTACGCCGAAGTCGGCGCCAGCTACTTCACAGGCAGCTACTACTCCGTGAAGGCGCAGCGCAACTACGACGACAACCTTCTCGGCCTACACGCATACCTGGCGCCCGATCCCCTGGGCCTGCAGGCCGAGTACTACACTGGCGAGACCGAAGGCGACGACCTCCAGGGCTGGTACGCAATGGGCCTGTGGCGCACCGGTCCGAAGGCGACGGCATACCTTCGCTACGATGACTACGAGGGACGCCGCAAGGGGAACGGCACCAGCCCCTACGACCGGCACCGCACGGGAGTAGGCTATGCCTACCAGGTTGACTCCAAGGTCCGTCTGACCGCGCAGTATGACCTCGAGCGGCTCGAGACCACCAACAAGGACAACGATCAACTGG
Coding sequences:
- a CDS encoding porin, yielding MRPPFVCCALLFVLPLFVLAAPGQAEPASVSADRVYVDAVLDGLVKAGVLTAAQAASIKEQASAAAAQAAAAPAAVAVTPPPSKPASKKWYDTVKISGYFQGRWTDYLDDQEKSADANTKVEVGNEFQVRRARTKFEFTPTDDARVEIEADWGDEKPTVKAAFIENALSPKGWWTRLGQQKVPFGFELVQSSGTRLPFESSNLVRREFPGEYDTGLVAFWTRPQDRALFAAGKSSAWAPGDQGTFALGVFNGQGTSDKPWGDTQTGDLNDSKHLVARYARPFTWRGDAYAEVGASYFTGSYYSVKAQRNYDDNLLGLHAYLAPDPLGLQAEYYTGETEGDDLQGWYAMGLWRTGPKATAYLRYDDYEGRRKGNGTSPYDRHRTGVGYAYQVDSKVRLTAQYDLERLETTNKDNDQLGMQLQVSF